TATACACCGTGGTCTATTATTAGAAGGAAAATAAAAAGGATTGATATACAGGCACCAATTTTGAAACTCACTGCTACAGGAGAGGGCGGTAGTATTGGTTTGCCTTTTAATATAGACTGCTTTACTTTAAAAGATGGTAAAGTATTAAATGTTCCATATATCAAAACTATTGAATCTTTTACAGTTGAGGGCTCATTGAAAAAAAGTAAAATAAACCAAATCATACGTATCACAGATGGTGGAGGTAATTTTGAGGTTCACAATAAAGTAGTTCAGATAAAAAAGATTGAGAGTGTTGTTTCTCTCTCTGATAGTATTGTTTCAATAGATACCTTTTCAATAAGGACTAAGGATTCAGAAATTAGATTATATGGAAGGAGTATTGCAGAGTCTATAGATATTAGGGCTTTTATTACAAAACTTGATGTAGAAGAAATTGCTGAAGAGGTAAAAGGAGAAGTGACTGCAGAGCTTCATATAATGAAGGATAAAAATGGCGTCATAGTGAGAGGTAATGTTTACCTTAAAAAAGGAAAATATAAGGAAAGATTTATTGGAGAACTTGAAACTGATTTAACTATGGTAAATAAAGAATTGGAGATGAAAATAAGAACGTGGAGTATAGGTGAAACAAGGGTAAATGGTAATATTTACATTGACTTTAAAACAGCTCCATTCTCCTATACTGCTGTACTCAACGGTGAAGACATTGATTTAGTAAAACTGTATCCTACTTTAGCTGGGTTACCAGCCAGCTTGGATGGTGAAGTAAAGATTCAAGGTAAAGGTGAAGAATTTTGGTCTAATGTTAGATTATATGGCACTATAAGAGATACAAAATTAGAATCAATTGAAACACAATTTAGGCGCACTAAAACAGGAATTGAAATTATTTCACTTAAAGGAATACAAGCTGGTGGTAAAATTATAGCTAATGGAAATATTGGACAGGACAGTGTTAGGGTTTCACTTTCAGGTAAAGGAATAGAGGTGGCGATATTTTTGCCCAAAATGGTAGGAAAATCAAATTTTGATTTCATAGTAGAAGGGTTAATCAAAAATCCTGGTATATTTGGCACATTTTACATAAAAGATTTTGAGACCGGCATAATAAAGAGTGATTATTTATCAGGTAATTTGAGACTTACAAACTTGATTTACCCTGAAGGGGAGGTAGAACTTGATATTGTAAATTTAAATTTATATAAAAATAAATTTGAGACCTGTAAAGCAACATTTACTGCAACCAAAAGATATGCAAATTATGAGATTGTAGCTCATGGTGAATCCATGGATTTCAAGCTTAAAGGGGATGGAGAAAAAGAAAAGTTTGTAATTCGTAATTTATCATTTTATTCACCAAAACTGCAAGTTTCAAATTTAGGTAATATTGAGCTTAAATTTAGTCCTAGAGAGACCTACATTGAAGATTGTGATTTGTTAATAAATGACTCTTTAGTTCAAATAAAGGGGGTAGTAGCAAAAGATAAACTTGACCTTGTAATGGGGGGTAAAAATTTAAATCTTAACAGTATCTCGGATACTTTAAGTGGAACTGCCAATTTTACCTGTAATATCACCGGAATACCTCAAAACCCTATAATTAATTTAGCTTCTGAGATAACTAATTTTTCATATAAAACTATACAAGCTGATAGAGTCATACTATCAGCACTATACCAAGACAAATCCCTTCACATAGAAAAAGGAGAATTTATAAAAGGAGAAGAGAAAGCTAAAATTTCAGGTATTATCCCAATTACATTCCCAATTCAATTTTTAGATAAACCTATGGATATAGATTTAACATTATCAAAATTTGGTGAAGAGCTCTTCTATCCGTATCGTAATTTTGCAGAATTAAAAGAAGGTGAAACAAATGGGAAGCTAAAAATTAAAGGAACACTCAAACACCCAGATTTATACGGAAAATTAAATATGGCGGGTAAAGCTATAGATGCGAGATTCATTGGGACTACACTGGACTTGCCGAGAGCAGAATTGGAGTTTGAAAAAGATAAGATAAATATAAGCTCATTTAATGCCAAGACTCCAAATGGGTTCCTTAATCTAAAAGGTAATATCTTACTTCCAGACCAATTAGACCTTAAAGTAAAGGCGCAAAATATTACAATAAAATCTATTGAAGATGTAGATGCAGATGTGACAGCAGATTTTGATATAAATGGGACTGTTAGAAATCCTATACTGCAAGGTAATGTTAAAATAGAAGAGGCTGTTGTTACTATGCCATTTGAAAAACCGAAAACAGTTAATTTACAGTATCCAATAGATTATGACTTGACAATAAGTTTTCCCGGTAAATTATGGATTAGAAATGCTGAAGCTGATGCAGAAGTTAGTGGTGAAGTTAAAGTTAGAAAAAAAGGAAACGAGTTCTTCCTA
This window of the bacterium genome carries:
- a CDS encoding translocation/assembly module TamB domain-containing protein — translated: MECNNDVVACKITDFALHIKNYSWIWDMRLVIKIVILPILIGVFFILVKKGFIFERIRHTIIRKSYYKVEIEKIDGNIFTCINLKGVRYGEVFDVPNISISYTPWSIIRRKIKRIDIQAPILKLTATGEGGSIGLPFNIDCFTLKDGKVLNVPYIKTIESFTVEGSLKKSKINQIIRITDGGGNFEVHNKVVQIKKIESVVSLSDSIVSIDTFSIRTKDSEIRLYGRSIAESIDIRAFITKLDVEEIAEEVKGEVTAELHIMKDKNGVIVRGNVYLKKGKYKERFIGELETDLTMVNKELEMKIRTWSIGETRVNGNIYIDFKTAPFSYTAVLNGEDIDLVKLYPTLAGLPASLDGEVKIQGKGEEFWSNVRLYGTIRDTKLESIETQFRRTKTGIEIISLKGIQAGGKIIANGNIGQDSVRVSLSGKGIEVAIFLPKMVGKSNFDFIVEGLIKNPGIFGTFYIKDFETGIIKSDYLSGNLRLTNLIYPEGEVELDIVNLNLYKNKFETCKATFTATKRYANYEIVAHGESMDFKLKGDGEKEKFVIRNLSFYSPKLQVSNLGNIELKFSPRETYIEDCDLLINDSLVQIKGVVAKDKLDLVMGGKNLNLNSISDTLSGTANFTCNITGIPQNPIINLASEITNFSYKTIQADRVILSALYQDKSLHIEKGEFIKGEEKAKISGIIPITFPIQFLDKPMDIDLTLSKFGEELFYPYRNFAELKEGETNGKLKIKGTLKHPDLYGKLNMAGKAIDARFIGTTLDLPRAELEFEKDKINISSFNAKTPNGFLNLKGNILLPDQLDLKVKAQNITIKSIEDVDADVTADFDINGTVRNPILQGNVKIEEAVVTMPFEKPKTVNLQYPIDYDLTISFPGKLWIRNAEADAEVSGEVKVRKKGNEFFLSGDMAVKEGYYYYLERPFKIEKGEIKFINSPELNPKLELASSTTVNYTILKDTISVDTSCIVKLNVGGTLREPKFDISAIPPMPLQDIMSLLSLNMTLDDFLKLGKTEYPQTVGLKAVSYYLLRKTDFLNDLKSQIGVDALRLETELFGKERKARFNVGKYVSRDLYVSWVQDIFSTSKYELKAEYSPWKYGALIGRRTEEGEFKTGVEFKFRY